A single window of Salvia splendens isolate huo1 chromosome 6, SspV2, whole genome shotgun sequence DNA harbors:
- the LOC121806419 gene encoding gamma-tubulin complex component 2-like isoform X2 has product MVAQLEHQYRLGKLSVQGLWFYCQPMLGAMQALTIVIKKASASNFIGSAVLNLLQSQAKAMAGDHVVRSLLEKMSQSASQAYLVILERWVYEGVIDDPYGEFFIAENKSLQKESLTQDYYTKYWQQRYRLKDDIPSFLAMRECGHCIQVPVAENTKLTMVGSNHHYLECIKAAYVFASVELLNLIKDKYDLKGKWMSIKHYLLLDQGDFLVHFMDIAREELMKKPDEISVEKLQSLMDLALRSTAAVADPYHEDLTCSVEKTTFD; this is encoded by the exons ATGGTGGCACAACTTGAACATCAGTATCGTCTTGGAAAACTTTCAGTTCAAGGACTATGGTTCTATTGCCAG CCAATGTTGGGAGCAATGCAAGCTTTAACCATAGTGATTAAGAAGGCTTCAGCCAGTAATTTTATTGGCTCTGCAGTTCTTAACCTCCTACAAAGCCAG GCCAAGGCAATGGCTGGTGATCATGTAGTGAGGTCTTTGCTGGAAAAGATGTCACAAAGTGCAAGCCAAGCATATCTCGTAATATTAGAGAG GTGGGTATATGAAGGAGTAATTGATGACCCATATGGGGAATTTTTTATTGCTGAGAACAAGTCTCTTCAAAAG GAAAGTCTCACGCAAGATTATTATACGAAGTATTGGCAACAACGCTACCGCTTGAAAGATGATATCCCCAGTTTCCTTGCCATGAGAGAATGTGGGCATTGTATTCAG GTTCCTGTAGCAGAAAACACAAAGTTGACAATGGTTGGGTCTAATCATCACTACCTTGAGTGCATTAAAGCTGCTTATGTTTTCGCTAGTGTTGAATTACTGAACCTCATTAAAGATAAG TATGACTTGAAGGGAAAGTGGATGTCAATCAAGCATTATCTCCTTCTCGATCAG GGTGATTTTTTGGTCCACTTTATGGATATAGCTCGGGAGGAACTCATGAAAAAGCCAGATGAAATTTCTGTTGAAAAGCTGCAG TCTCTCATGGACCTTGCATTGCGATCCACAGCAGCTGTGGCAGATCCATATCACGAAGATTTGACATGTAGTGTG GAAAAGACAACTTTTGATTGA
- the LOC121806419 gene encoding gamma-tubulin complex component 2-like isoform X3, producing MVLLPGFTSITPPPPPPSLNIRAIKLFPMQPMLGAMQALTIVIKKASASNFIGSAVLNLLQSQAKAMAGDHVVRSLLEKMSQSASQAYLVILERWVYEGVIDDPYGEFFIAENKSLQKESLTQDYYTKYWQQRYRLKDDIPSFLAMRECGHCIQVPVAENTKLTMVGSNHHYLECIKAAYVFASVELLNLIKDKYDLKGKWMSIKHYLLLDQGDFLVHFMDIAREELMKKPDEISVEKLQQLWQIHITKI from the exons ATGGTTCTATTGCCAGGTTTTACTTCCataacccccccccccccccccccctctttaAATATCAGGGCTATAAAACTTTTTCCAATGCAGCCAATGTTGGGAGCAATGCAAGCTTTAACCATAGTGATTAAGAAGGCTTCAGCCAGTAATTTTATTGGCTCTGCAGTTCTTAACCTCCTACAAAGCCAG GCCAAGGCAATGGCTGGTGATCATGTAGTGAGGTCTTTGCTGGAAAAGATGTCACAAAGTGCAAGCCAAGCATATCTCGTAATATTAGAGAG GTGGGTATATGAAGGAGTAATTGATGACCCATATGGGGAATTTTTTATTGCTGAGAACAAGTCTCTTCAAAAG GAAAGTCTCACGCAAGATTATTATACGAAGTATTGGCAACAACGCTACCGCTTGAAAGATGATATCCCCAGTTTCCTTGCCATGAGAGAATGTGGGCATTGTATTCAG GTTCCTGTAGCAGAAAACACAAAGTTGACAATGGTTGGGTCTAATCATCACTACCTTGAGTGCATTAAAGCTGCTTATGTTTTCGCTAGTGTTGAATTACTGAACCTCATTAAAGATAAG TATGACTTGAAGGGAAAGTGGATGTCAATCAAGCATTATCTCCTTCTCGATCAG GGTGATTTTTTGGTCCACTTTATGGATATAGCTCGGGAGGAACTCATGAAAAAGCCAGATGAAATTTCTGTTGAAAAGCTGCAG CAGCTGTGGCAGATCCATATCACGAAGATTTGA
- the LOC121806419 gene encoding gamma-tubulin complex component 2-like isoform X4, which translates to MVLLPGFTSITPPPPPPSLNIRAIKLFPMQPMLGAMQALTIVIKKASASNFIGSAVLNLLQSQAKAMAGDHVVRSLLEKMSQSASQAYLVILERWVYEGVIDDPYGEFFIAENKSLQKESLTQDYYTKYWQQRYRLKDDIPSFLAMRECGHCIQVPVAENTKLTMVGSNHHYLECIKAAYVFASVELLNLIKDKYDLKGKWMSIKHYLLLDQGDFLVHFMDIAREELMKKPDEISVEKLQLWQIHITKI; encoded by the exons ATGGTTCTATTGCCAGGTTTTACTTCCataacccccccccccccccccccctctttaAATATCAGGGCTATAAAACTTTTTCCAATGCAGCCAATGTTGGGAGCAATGCAAGCTTTAACCATAGTGATTAAGAAGGCTTCAGCCAGTAATTTTATTGGCTCTGCAGTTCTTAACCTCCTACAAAGCCAG GCCAAGGCAATGGCTGGTGATCATGTAGTGAGGTCTTTGCTGGAAAAGATGTCACAAAGTGCAAGCCAAGCATATCTCGTAATATTAGAGAG GTGGGTATATGAAGGAGTAATTGATGACCCATATGGGGAATTTTTTATTGCTGAGAACAAGTCTCTTCAAAAG GAAAGTCTCACGCAAGATTATTATACGAAGTATTGGCAACAACGCTACCGCTTGAAAGATGATATCCCCAGTTTCCTTGCCATGAGAGAATGTGGGCATTGTATTCAG GTTCCTGTAGCAGAAAACACAAAGTTGACAATGGTTGGGTCTAATCATCACTACCTTGAGTGCATTAAAGCTGCTTATGTTTTCGCTAGTGTTGAATTACTGAACCTCATTAAAGATAAG TATGACTTGAAGGGAAAGTGGATGTCAATCAAGCATTATCTCCTTCTCGATCAG GGTGATTTTTTGGTCCACTTTATGGATATAGCTCGGGAGGAACTCATGAAAAAGCCAGATGAAATTTCTGTTGAAAAGCTGCAG CTGTGGCAGATCCATATCACGAAGATTTGA
- the LOC121806419 gene encoding gamma-tubulin complex component 2-like isoform X1, with the protein MVLLPGFTSITPPPPPPSLNIRAIKLFPMQPMLGAMQALTIVIKKASASNFIGSAVLNLLQSQAKAMAGDHVVRSLLEKMSQSASQAYLVILERWVYEGVIDDPYGEFFIAENKSLQKESLTQDYYTKYWQQRYRLKDDIPSFLAMRECGHCIQVPVAENTKLTMVGSNHHYLECIKAAYVFASVELLNLIKDKYDLKGKWMSIKHYLLLDQGDFLVHFMDIAREELMKKPDEISVEKLQSLMDLALRSTAAVADPYHEDLTCSVEKTTFD; encoded by the exons ATGGTTCTATTGCCAGGTTTTACTTCCataacccccccccccccccccccctctttaAATATCAGGGCTATAAAACTTTTTCCAATGCAGCCAATGTTGGGAGCAATGCAAGCTTTAACCATAGTGATTAAGAAGGCTTCAGCCAGTAATTTTATTGGCTCTGCAGTTCTTAACCTCCTACAAAGCCAG GCCAAGGCAATGGCTGGTGATCATGTAGTGAGGTCTTTGCTGGAAAAGATGTCACAAAGTGCAAGCCAAGCATATCTCGTAATATTAGAGAG GTGGGTATATGAAGGAGTAATTGATGACCCATATGGGGAATTTTTTATTGCTGAGAACAAGTCTCTTCAAAAG GAAAGTCTCACGCAAGATTATTATACGAAGTATTGGCAACAACGCTACCGCTTGAAAGATGATATCCCCAGTTTCCTTGCCATGAGAGAATGTGGGCATTGTATTCAG GTTCCTGTAGCAGAAAACACAAAGTTGACAATGGTTGGGTCTAATCATCACTACCTTGAGTGCATTAAAGCTGCTTATGTTTTCGCTAGTGTTGAATTACTGAACCTCATTAAAGATAAG TATGACTTGAAGGGAAAGTGGATGTCAATCAAGCATTATCTCCTTCTCGATCAG GGTGATTTTTTGGTCCACTTTATGGATATAGCTCGGGAGGAACTCATGAAAAAGCCAGATGAAATTTCTGTTGAAAAGCTGCAG TCTCTCATGGACCTTGCATTGCGATCCACAGCAGCTGTGGCAGATCCATATCACGAAGATTTGACATGTAGTGTG GAAAAGACAACTTTTGATTGA